One part of the Cyclobacteriaceae bacterium genome encodes these proteins:
- a CDS encoding amidohydrolase family protein has product MRFFSVLALAVTILALNAQTPTRYYLTADKVFDGELMHEGWAVVVEGNKITAVGPGTQVKEPTGAVKINYPNSTLTPGLIEGHSHLFLYPYNITDWDTQVLKETDSYRTVRATVHAKNTLMAGFTTARDLGTEGAGYSDVGLKRAIHEGIIPGPRLLVAGRAIVSTGSYGPKGYDHDQQIMLGAEPADANELVRVVRDQIGKGADFIKVYADYRWGLHGEDQPSFTLDELKLINEVTRSSGRPMVCHAKSKEAIRRAVLAGAETIEHGDFIDLETGTLMRDHNVTYFPTLAAVDMISQYRGWKKGSSPEPVNVTNKKKSFKEALASGVTIGMGGDVGVFPHGENVLEMELMVEYGMKAFEVLKAATSINATAFHLQDRLGFLREGFLADIVIVTGDPSKNISDLRKVKFVMKDGVVYRKE; this is encoded by the coding sequence ATGAGATTTTTTTCAGTGTTAGCATTAGCAGTAACAATTTTAGCCCTTAATGCGCAAACCCCAACACGCTATTACCTTACTGCCGACAAGGTTTTTGATGGGGAATTGATGCACGAAGGTTGGGCCGTGGTAGTGGAGGGTAATAAAATTACAGCAGTCGGGCCCGGCACCCAGGTTAAAGAACCGACAGGTGCAGTTAAAATAAACTATCCAAACTCAACGTTAACGCCCGGTTTAATCGAGGGGCACTCGCATTTGTTTCTTTACCCGTATAACATCACGGATTGGGACACACAGGTGTTGAAAGAAACCGATTCGTATCGCACGGTGCGCGCCACAGTACACGCCAAAAACACACTGATGGCTGGATTTACCACGGCACGCGATCTGGGCACAGAAGGTGCCGGTTATTCGGATGTTGGATTGAAACGCGCCATACATGAAGGTATAATACCCGGACCGCGCCTCTTGGTGGCAGGCCGCGCAATTGTATCCACAGGATCATACGGTCCAAAAGGTTATGATCACGACCAGCAAATTATGTTAGGTGCTGAGCCGGCCGATGCAAACGAATTGGTTCGTGTGGTCCGTGACCAGATCGGGAAAGGAGCTGATTTTATAAAAGTTTATGCCGATTACCGATGGGGGCTACATGGTGAAGACCAACCCTCATTTACGCTGGATGAGCTCAAGCTTATAAACGAAGTTACCCGTAGCAGTGGCAGGCCAATGGTGTGCCATGCAAAATCGAAAGAAGCGATAAGAAGAGCTGTGCTGGCTGGTGCCGAAACGATCGAACATGGTGATTTTATCGACCTGGAAACAGGAACTTTAATGCGCGATCATAACGTCACTTACTTTCCAACGTTGGCAGCCGTGGATATGATTTCGCAATACCGGGGATGGAAGAAGGGAAGTTCACCGGAGCCTGTCAATGTAACCAACAAGAAAAAAAGTTTTAAAGAGGCATTGGCCTCGGGCGTAACCATTGGTATGGGAGGTGACGTTGGGGTTTTTCCGCACGGTGAAAATGTATTGGAAATGGAGCTTATGGTAGAGTATGGAATGAAAGCTTTTGAAGTATTGAAAGCAGCCACCAGTATAAACGCCACGGCCTTTCACCTGCAAGACAGGTTAGGGTTT